From the Acidimicrobiales bacterium genome, the window AGATCCTCGATGGCGCGGCCTGCCTTGCCGGCACCCTCCCGGAGGTTGGGGATCACCGTGTCGCGGAGGTACGTGGGGTGGTTGAGCGGATGGACGTGCACGCCGTCGGCAACCTCGCCGGCCATCCGAAGCATCCACGGGTTCACGGCAGCGACGTCGATCGGCGGATTCGGCGCGCTGATCGGCCCGGGAGACCACTGCGCTGGCAGCAGGTCGAGGTGGTAGAACACGCCGTCCACCGCCAGCGGCTCATCGCCCCGAAACGCGCGAAAGATCGCCTGCATCGCCAGCACGTACTCCTTGAGCCGTGGTCCGGGATGCTCGAAGTCGGAGCCATAGCGGCGGGTGATGTGTGCGCGCACCTGTGTGCCGAGCCCCAGCCGAAAGCGACCGCCGGTCGCCTCGGCGAGTTCCCAGGCGATCTCCGCGGTCACCATGGGACTGCGGGGAAAGGCGACCGCGACGCCGGTGAGGATGTCGATGTCGGCAGCCAAGGCGGCAGCGCCGCAGCCGAGGTATGCAGTGCGGCCGCCCTCGGTGACCACGATTCCCGAGAAACCGGCCCGCTCAGCGTCCTGGGCGAATGCGACCATCGAGCGAAGTGGAAGGCCGCCAGTCATCACGTCGAACTTCATCGGTGGGGCTCCTCATCCGGCTTCGTCACGGTGTGTTCCCCGACATCAGATATCGCGCTCGCGGCCTTCCCAATCCGGTGACCTCAGCTTGTTCTTGTACAGCTTGCCGGTGGGGAGCCGGGGGAGCTCGTCGTGGAACTCGAAGCGCTGCGGGCACTTGAAGTGGGCGATGTGCTCGCGCACGTGCGACCTCAATTCGACGTTCGTCGTCGTCTCCGATCAGCAGCGGGAGAGAGACGTTGGGGGCGTGTTGCAGAGCGGATGCGGCGATCTCCGCTTTCTCCGAAGTGGTGATGAGCGATCGAGCCCCAGAGTCCTGGAGGATGTAGCCGACCTCCTCAGCCGAGAGGTAACTGTTGATCGTCGTCACATACAGACCGGATCGCAGCGCTGCCCACATGACCTCGAAGAAGCGCGGCTGGTTCTCGCTGAAGATGGCGACGTGATCACCGGGAACCAAGCCTCGCTCCCGCCACAGTCGGGCCAACTGGTTCGATCGGTCGTCGAGTTGCCGGTAGCTCACGACCTCGCCGGAACGACCCATGATCACTGCCGGGTGGTCCGGTCGGGTTACTGCGTGAGCCCCTGGGTACACGATCGCTCTCCTCCGCCCGCATCTCGTTGGGCTCGACTCTCGATGATCGGGCGTTGTGAAGCGCCTCGGCTGTCAGATGTGACGACGACTGTCGAGACGCCCCTGCTCAACCTCGTGAAGTCCACAGTCTGACCGTCCCTGTATCGGCTCGTCAAGACAGCAGCCGACAAGTGTCGCATGAAGAGGGCGAGATACACTGAGCCCGATCTGCCTTCATAACAAAAGTCGAGGCGTGTATCCACCGGAATCCACGAGACGATCGTGTACGTGTGTAGTGTCCCGAAGACGGGGCGCAGGTTGCGTGGGGATGAACGCGAGTCCCGCTGCGTTTGCAACGTCGGGCGAAGAGAGGAGAGCCGGATGCGGATACAGGTGGACCAAGCTCGCTGTCATGGGCACCAGATGTGCGCGATCGCCGCGCCCGAGGTGTTCGGTAGCGACGAGATCGGCAACGCGGCGGTCTTGATCGTGGGCGATGTCCCGCGCGATCTGGAGGCGGCAGCGAGACGCGCCGAAGACAACTGTCCTGAACGCGCGATCGAGATCATCGAATGACCACGTGACGCTCAACGCAGGCCTCGACTGACTCTGCAGACCACCACCCACATCTTCGAGATCGACCAGATGCCGGGCGGTCCCATCCGCCCTGATCTCGCTCGGGGTGAAACAAGTCGGCACGCTTGTAGTATCGATTCGCCTATGCCTTCGTTCTCCGATCAGGTTTCCGCGTCCCCGAGTCGAGTGGCGTGCGCCACCGCCGTGCGT encodes:
- a CDS encoding TIGR03617 family F420-dependent LLM class oxidoreductase is translated as MKFDVMTGGLPLRSMVAFAQDAERAGFSGIVVTEGGRTAYLGCGAAALAADIDILTGVAVAFPRSPMVTAEIAWELAEATGGRFRLGLGTQVRAHITRRYGSDFEHPGPRLKEYVLAMQAIFRAFRGDEPLAVDGVFYHLDLLPAQWSPGPISAPNPPIDVAAVNPWMLRMAGEVADGVHVHPLNHPTYLRDTVIPNLREGAGKAGRAIEDLEVIVPAFIVPIDGDEARWRNFARMQVAFYGSTPNYAFIFEQLGFDGTTDRIRERQRARDLEGMAAEVSDELLDNFVVTGQRSELADKILERYHGLATRVVSYFGGLDWTNDPSALHAWADVARGVTNP
- a CDS encoding ferredoxin, translated to MRIQVDQARCHGHQMCAIAAPEVFGSDEIGNAAVLIVGDVPRDLEAAARRAEDNCPERAIEIIE